The Thermoleophilaceae bacterium DNA segment GGTGGGCACGTTCACGGGAGTGGGTGCGCTCGTCATGGCGGAGGCGCTGCCCGACGATGGCGAGCTCATCACCATCGAGCGCGACGCGGGGCATGCCGCGATCGCGCGCGAGCACTTCGCGGCGAGCCCCGTGGGCCGCCGGATCAGGCTCATCGAGGGTGACGCGCGCGAGGAGATCGGACGGCTTGCGCCCGCACTCGACCTCGTCTACATCGACGCATGGAAGCCCGACTACGTTCACTACTACGAGGCGGCGGTGCCTCTGCTCTCGCCGCGCGGCGTGATCGTCGCGGACAACGTGCTGCTGAGTGGGCGGGTGCTCGATCCCCGCGAGGACGACTCGGCGAGGGGGATCGTGGCGTTCAACGAGCGCGTGCGGGCGGACGAGCGGACCCACAACGTGCTGCTCACGGTGGGCGACGGGCTGATGCTCGCCTGGCGCTCCTCAGCCACTCCGCAGTAGCGGCTCCGTGGATGCCGCGGGGGTGTCGCTTCCCCTCCCACGGGTAGAACCGCAGTCAAAGCCAGCACAGAAGGAGGAGCTGTGGCTACACCGGAACGCCGCGGTCGCGCGGTCGGCGGGATCTCCACCGGCGGCATCATCGTGATCGTGGGGATCGTCGTGATGATCATCTGGAGCTTCTGGCTCGGACTGATAATCGCCCTGATCGGCCTGATCGCCTTCGGGGGATTTGTACGCGGCAGGTGGTACTGAGCGACCCCGGATCGCCGGGCGTGCAGTAGCGGGTGAAGCGCGGCTGCCGGCCGCGCTGCGCTGGTTCCGTTCTCCGCGCGATGACGCGGCGATCGTGGTTGCGCGGTTCGCGCTGCCGCTGCTGGGGGTGGCCTTCGAGCTGTTCAGCTCGATCGTCTAAGTGAACGCGTTGACGGCCCTCGCGACAACGAGTCCGAACAGCGCGATGGCAACGGTGGACTGCACGACCATCGCGAACTTCGCGCGGTGGGTGAGGGGCATCACGTCGGTTGGGCTGAAGGCGGTGGCATTGGTGAAGCCGAGGTGCAGGTAGTCCAGGAACACGGGCCGCCAGCCGGCTGGGGCGATCTCTGGGCTCAACTGCTGCGTGAAGGCGAAGTCCACCGGCCTCGACTGCGTCGATCGGGCAATCGGACCTCCGCCATCTATCAGCCAGTAGAGAAGCGCGAACGCGAGGTTGTTCCCAAGCCATACGATCGCCCCGGAGGCGAGCAGCTCGCTGGGTTTGTTGCTGACGCCGCTGCCATTTATGAGGTCGCGCACCAGAAGTGCTGTTGACCCCAACGTCGCCGCAAGCAGGAGGCCGATGAGGATCAGCGACAGACGCCGGAGTCGCCGGTGCTCCCTGACCCCCGAGGGATGGCTGGCGAGCAGCAGCACCACGAATAGGGCTTCGAGCGACGGAACGAGCCACCAGACGTGCGCGAGTCCCCCGTGCGGAATCCACACGCGCAGGGCGATGTTGAGCGCCATGAACGCGAGCACCGCGACCACCGGCGGCCATCGGGACTCACCTGGAAGCGTCTCGAGCGCACTGTCGCGGGCGGGGGCGGCCTGGCTGGGGCCAGCTTCGCCGTCGAGGGCCACGTGAGGATCGTCCCACACGCCGTGCCAGGCCTGTGCTCGACTGCCTCAGCACCGCTCCTCGCTCAGTACCGGCGCGGTGCGGACGGTCGTCCAGCCTGGTGGCTCAGCCGGCGCGAAGCTCGTAGTCGAGCACAACCGCGCCGCCGGTGGCGTAGTTCGGGATGTCCGCGCGCACCGCCTGGCCCTCGGGGGAAGCGCGCGCTGCGCTCAGCGCGGCCGCATCGTCGAAGTCGGCCTCGAAACGCAGAAATACGGAGACTCGCCCTCGGCTGCGGCCACGTCGAAGCTGTAGCGATAACCGCGCAGGCCGGGAAGCTTGGCCGCCAACGGGAGGTGCGTGTCCTCGTAGTAGCTTCGGAAGTGGTCAGCGTCCGTGGGCGGCGGATAGAGCACGAGGAGCCGGTGCACGGCGCGAAGCGTAATGCAGCGCCTTCGAGCGATCCGGGCCCACTGCGGCGTCGAGGCCGCGGCGCCCCTGCTCGGAGGGCGAAGCAGGTCTCGTTCCACCGCTGAGCGAGCGGCTACCAGGGAATGGTTCGGGGGAGCCCGAAGTGCGGTAGGGCACTGGTCGGCGCGAAGCGGGTGATGTGCGAGATGCGGTCGCCGTCGAGAGTCAGTACGAGCAGCGAGGCCGCGCGGCCGACGTCGGTGTGTTGGTCCTTGACGTACTGGCCGAATGCGGGTTGGGAGTTGGCCCGGGTCGGGATTAGGCGGCGGGGGGTCTCCCGCGTGGCAAACGCATGGGCGATGAACTGCTTGATCGCGTCGCGGCCTTGGTACCCGTAAGGCTCCGGCGGCATCGTCCACCACGCGTCCTCCGCCAGCAGCGCGACGATCGGTTCCACCTCTCCCCGCTCGAATGCGTCCGCGAAGCGCGCGACCAGCTCGTGTTCCCCCGCTGATCGCGGCAGCGGCGCTCGGTCGTGCGCCCGCGGCCCGCGCTCCTCGACCGTCGCGCGGGCGCGGATGAGCGCGCTGTTCACCGATGTCGGGGTGGTATCGAGCATCGCGGCGGCCTCAGTGGCGGAGAACCCGAGCACGTCGCGGAGCACGAGCACGGCGCGCTGACGGGGCGGGAGGCGATGAAGCGCGGTGAGGAACGCGAGCGACACCGCCTCGCGGGTCTCATAGCGGGCCTCCGGACCGGCCGCGGTGTCGATGATGCCTTCGAGCAGGGCGTCGGGATAGGGCTCGAGCCACAGCAGCTCGCCGTAGCGGGTCGGCTCCGGGGGGCCTGATGGCACCGCGGACGTCGTCGCGGGGCGTCTACCGCTGTCGCGCAGCATGTTCAGACAGCGGTTCGTTGCGATCCGATAAAGCCAGGAACGCAGTGTCGAGCGCTCCTCGAACGACTCCAGAGAACGCCACGCCGAGAGGAGCGTCTCCTGCACCGCGTCCTCGGCGTCCTGCACCTGCCCGAGGATCCGATAGCAGTGCAACTGCAGCTCGCGCCGGTAGGGGTCCGTGAGCGCCGCGAACGCCTGCTGGTCGCCCGCACGACCACGGATCGAAGCGCAGTCGTTCACGAGCGAAGTGTCGCATCGCGGCTCACAACCATTGGGACACCACCGACGCTTGAAAATTCGTCGGCGAGTTTCTCCCACACGCGGGGTCAGAACACGCGAAAGGCAAATTCGCGCTCTGAATGGAGGAGGCTCAAATGCTGCATCCCGCTCTCGCTCGAGCGCTCGCCACCGCTCAGGTCGAGGACCGACATCGCGCGGCCGCCCGGAGGCAGACGATCCGCCTCGCAAGTCGCGCCGCGCACGCCGCACACTTGGCGCGCAGTCCAATCGCGATGGCGCGATCCGCGTCCACTCGCCTACGTGCACGCCGCGCGCCGAAGGCCGACGGCATGACTCCAACCGAGATTTCCGCGCGGCCCTGGTAGGCATGCCAAGCGGTCGTCGACGCCCGCTCATCGCCGGCCTGAACCCCGCGAGAGTCAGCCCGGACGGACTCATCGGTGGACGTCCGGAAGCGGCGCGTCCGGAATGCCCGCCGGGCACCGATCGTTGGGCGATGCTCGCGGCTAGCGCCGCGAGCATCGCTCCCGCGTGTCAGGGCAGCAGGTTCACCACGTCGGTGGCGCCCGTCTTCGTATTGGTCGACGTGAACGTCCCGCGCGCGCCCACGTAGGCTTCGGTGCCTCCGACGACGGCACCGTTCGTCGTCTTCGCGCCGCTGTCGACCGTCTCGACGAACAGCGTGCCGGCCTTCAGCACGAACGCGCCGGTGCAGAACGGGTGTCCTTGGTTGACACCGCTGTTGCTTGCGGGCGCCTTCTTGGTGAGCGTGCAGGTCGCGCGCAGCTCGCCGATCTTGCCGCTGTCGTCGGCGAGCGGGTTCCCGAGCACGAACTGGTCGCCGACCGAGAAGACCGGCCTGCGATGCGGCTTGTTGCGCGGCGCATTGTCGATATACGCGAAGCGCGAGCCCTTGTCGAGCTCCCGGAACGTGATCGTCTGACCGCCGCCACTCGACTGAGCCAGAACGGGTGTCGCGACGGCGGCGGCAGTGAGGGCCGCCGCGGCGAGCGCGATTGTGCGAGAGGACATCCAAACTCCTTGTTCAGTGGGCGCGAAGGCCCGGTGTGGGCTAATACGCCAGCGCCACGCAACACTGGCTCGGTCCAATCTCAGATTGGTCGGGCTCTCCGTCAAGCGCAGTGTCAGAAGGCTTACTGAGTCCCTACCGGTAGGTCAGGTCCGTGTGAGGTAACCCCGCGGAGATTCGAGTCCTCTCATCCGCACCGCGCGAACGGCCCGCTGCCGCGGCGGCACAGCGCGGCCAGCCGCGCAAAAGTCGCAGAGGTTCGTCGTGCCAACTTGCGCATGTGGACACCTCATCTGGGGTACCTCAAACGAGCGATCTGTCATCGACTCGAAGGAGGAGATGTGAGACTCGACAGACGCATCGCGACGGCCTGCGCGATTTCAGTGCTAGGCGCAACCACCGTCGTACCCGCCACCGCAGGGGCGTGGACCTGTCCACCACCGCCGCCGCCCAAGCAGAAGTGCAACTCGGGCAACGGCAACGGGAGTGACCCGATCACGTTCGTGGCAGGCGAGCACTGCTACGGCGGTGACCCGGGTAACTCGTACACCGCCGGCAACAAGGGCGGCGACGAGATCCCGACAAGCGGCGGCGTGCCCAACCCAGGGGGCAACAACGTCCCGTAACCCAGGACCGCAGGAGACACGCGAGAGGCCCGTCGAGTGCGGCGGGCCTTTCGACGTCACCGCGCTCGCCGACTTCCGCTCCGCGTGAAGGCGGGGCTCCTGCCCTCCCGCAGGGCTCCGAACTTCCCCTGCGTTTGCCCCGACACAGAAAAACCCCGCATATGCAGGGCTTTTAAGTACCGCCACGGGGATTCGAACCCCGGTTTCCGCCGTGAGAGGGCGGCGTCCTAGTCCCCTAGACGATGGCGGCGAGCTGCGGCGTGCGATTTTAGCGACCGTCGGGAACTCTGCCTCGGTGGGATATGCTGCCCGGGCTCAGACGGCCGGTGGCCAGGGAAGTCGGGTGAGAAGCCCGCGCGGTCCCGCCACTGTGAACGGGCGTTGATGCGTCGCATGCAGCCACTGGGGAGCGGACGGCTCGCCGGGAAGGCGCGGCGTGGAGCTCGAAGCCAGGAGACCTGACTCCGGCCCAGCCCATAACGACCCTCGAGGAAAGGGTGTCTCTCACATGCGACCTGTTCTCTCCGCCGCCGCCACGGTGTGCTGCCTGTGCGCGGTGGCCGCTCCGGCGGCTGTTGCGTCGATCCCCGTCGACCTGCGCGTCGAGGGGGCGAATGGCCGGAACCTGACGGCCGACCGCTATCAGACCGACTCGACCAGGATCAAGACCGCGAAGCAGCCGCCGAGCTGCAACGGCTCGGGAAAGAACAAGAAGCTGAACGGGACGACGGCGCTCGGCGCGCTCGTCGACGGCTGGCTCGTCAACCGGAGGCTCGACCCGCTGCTCGTCAGCGACGAGTTCAGCCTCGGGTTGTTCGTCTGCGGCATTGGCGGCTCCAACGCGACTGGCAGCACCAACTTCTGGTCGTACAAGGTGAACCACGTCGAGGCGCAGATCGGCGCCGACCAGTTCGCGGTCAAGCCGGGCGACGACGTCCTCTGGGTCTTCGTCGAGCTGGGCGCGGGCAACAGCGGCGATGAGCTCGAGCTCAGCGCACCGGCCCGCGTAAAGCCGGGTCAGCAGTTCGACGCAACTGTGTCCGCGTACGACAGCGCCGGTGTGAAGCGCGCCGTGGAGGGCGCGACGGTCACCGGCGGCGGCGCGAGCACAACCACCGATGCATCCGGCGTGGCACATCTCACCCTGAACCGGGGCGGCACGCGGACGCTGCGGGCGACGCTCGATCCGAACATCCCGTCGGCTCCCACGAAGGTGTGCGTGAGCGCGGACCTGTCGAAGTGCGCCCGCGCGCGCGGCATACGCATCTGGGGCAGTCGCCGGGCCGAGTCG contains these protein-coding regions:
- a CDS encoding EthD family reductase, which encodes MHRLLVLYPPPTDADHFRSYYEDTHLPLAAKLPGLRGYRYSFDVAAAEGESPYFCVSRPTSTMRPR
- a CDS encoding O-methyltransferase; amino-acid sequence: MSRIEDYALAHTSAFSGPLAEAARQTRDEMPSPGMMTAVPEGRLLQALIKISGARRVLEVGTFTGVGALVMAEALPDDGELITIERDAGHAAIAREHFAASPVGRRIRLIEGDAREEIGRLAPALDLVYIDAWKPDYVHYYEAAVPLLSPRGVIVADNVLLSGRVLDPREDDSARGIVAFNERVRADERTHNVLLTVGDGLMLAWRSSATPQ
- a CDS encoding sigma-70 family RNA polymerase sigma factor is translated as MNDCASIRGRAGDQQAFAALTDPYRRELQLHCYRILGQVQDAEDAVQETLLSAWRSLESFEERSTLRSWLYRIATNRCLNMLRDSGRRPATTSAVPSGPPEPTRYGELLWLEPYPDALLEGIIDTAAGPEARYETREAVSLAFLTALHRLPPRQRAVLVLRDVLGFSATEAAAMLDTTPTSVNSALIRARATVEERGPRAHDRAPLPRSAGEHELVARFADAFERGEVEPIVALLAEDAWWTMPPEPYGYQGRDAIKQFIAHAFATRETPRRLIPTRANSQPAFGQYVKDQHTDVGRAASLLVLTLDGDRISHITRFAPTSALPHFGLPRTIPW
- a CDS encoding DUF4430 domain-containing protein — translated: MRPVLSAAATVCCLCAVAAPAAVASIPVDLRVEGANGRNLTADRYQTDSTRIKTAKQPPSCNGSGKNKKLNGTTALGALVDGWLVNRRLDPLLVSDEFSLGLFVCGIGGSNATGSTNFWSYKVNHVEAQIGADQFAVKPGDDVLWVFVELGAGNSGDELELSAPARVKPGQQFDATVSAYDSAGVKRAVEGATVTGGGASTTTDASGVAHLTLNRGGTRTLRATLDPNIPSAPTKVCVSADLSKCARARGIRIWGSRRAESIGGTAGRDSVLAGDGNDTVRVRRGSVDMVRCGGGNDTVRAGKRDRV